In Cotesia glomerata isolate CgM1 linkage group LG3, MPM_Cglom_v2.3, whole genome shotgun sequence, one genomic interval encodes:
- the LOC123260853 gene encoding ras-related protein Rab-3 isoform X2, with protein MAGQDPKWQKDAADQNFDYMFKLLIIGNSSVGKTSFLFRYADDSFTSAFVSTVGIDFKVKTVFRHDKRVKLQIWDTAGQERYRTITTAYYRGAMGFILMYDITNEESFNSVQDWITQIKTYSWDNAQVILVGNKCDMEDERVVSFERGKQLAEQLGVQFFETSAKENINVKAVFEQLVDIICDKMSESLDNDPALMAGGGGQAKGQKLTDQPANPSNPNCNC; from the exons atGGCAGGACAAGATCCAAAGTGGCAGAAAGATGCCGcggatcaaaattttgattacatGTTCAAATTGTTGATCATCGGGAACTCGTCGGTAGGAAAAACCTCATTTTTATTCAGATACGCGGATGACTCCTTCACGTCAGCGTTTGTGTCGACTGTCGGCATTGACTTTAAAGTCAAAACTGTGTTCAGACATGATAAAAGGGTCAAGCTACAAATCTGG GACACGGCTGGACAGGAGCGTTATAGAACCATCACGACGGCCTACTACAGAGGAGCGATGGGATTCATCCTCATGTACGACATAACTAACGAAGAGTCTTTCAACTCGGTCCAAGATTGGATCACGCAGATTAAAACTTACTCGTGGGACAATGCTCAGGTCATTCTCGTAGGCAATAAGTGCGACATGGAGGACGAAAGGGTGGTCAGTTTTGAGAGAGGCAAGCAGTTGGCCGAGCAACTGGGGGTACAATTTTTTGAGACTTCTGccaaagaaaatattaatgttaag GCGGTGTTTGAACAATTGGTAGACATAATATGCGACAAAATGAGCGAGTCTCTCGACAATGATCCAGCGCTGATGGCAGGAGGCGGTGGACAAGCGAAAGGACAAAAGCTAACCGATCAGCCGGCGAACCCTTCGAATCCCAACTGCAACTGCTAA
- the LOC123260853 gene encoding ras-related protein Rab-3 isoform X1, with protein sequence MWFERNKNKSVKKHETLRNSVFELRSRMARMVSIVEITSPDYNPMAGQDPKWQKDAADQNFDYMFKLLIIGNSSVGKTSFLFRYADDSFTSAFVSTVGIDFKVKTVFRHDKRVKLQIWDTAGQERYRTITTAYYRGAMGFILMYDITNEESFNSVQDWITQIKTYSWDNAQVILVGNKCDMEDERVVSFERGKQLAEQLGVQFFETSAKENINVKAVFEQLVDIICDKMSESLDNDPALMAGGGGQAKGQKLTDQPANPSNPNCNC encoded by the exons ATGTGGTTCGAGagaaacaaaaacaaaagtGTGAAAAAACATGAAACTTTGAGAAATTCCGTTTTTGAACTAAGATCGCGTATGGCGCGGATGGTTTCCATCGTCGAAATTACATCTCCGGATTATAATCCG atGGCAGGACAAGATCCAAAGTGGCAGAAAGATGCCGcggatcaaaattttgattacatGTTCAAATTGTTGATCATCGGGAACTCGTCGGTAGGAAAAACCTCATTTTTATTCAGATACGCGGATGACTCCTTCACGTCAGCGTTTGTGTCGACTGTCGGCATTGACTTTAAAGTCAAAACTGTGTTCAGACATGATAAAAGGGTCAAGCTACAAATCTGG GACACGGCTGGACAGGAGCGTTATAGAACCATCACGACGGCCTACTACAGAGGAGCGATGGGATTCATCCTCATGTACGACATAACTAACGAAGAGTCTTTCAACTCGGTCCAAGATTGGATCACGCAGATTAAAACTTACTCGTGGGACAATGCTCAGGTCATTCTCGTAGGCAATAAGTGCGACATGGAGGACGAAAGGGTGGTCAGTTTTGAGAGAGGCAAGCAGTTGGCCGAGCAACTGGGGGTACAATTTTTTGAGACTTCTGccaaagaaaatattaatgttaag GCGGTGTTTGAACAATTGGTAGACATAATATGCGACAAAATGAGCGAGTCTCTCGACAATGATCCAGCGCTGATGGCAGGAGGCGGTGGACAAGCGAAAGGACAAAAGCTAACCGATCAGCCGGCGAACCCTTCGAATCCCAACTGCAACTGCTAA